The Oryctolagus cuniculus chromosome 5, mOryCun1.1, whole genome shotgun sequence genome includes a region encoding these proteins:
- the GPR6 gene encoding G-protein coupled receptor 6: MNASAASLNESQVVAVAAEGAAAAATVAGAPDAREWGPPVAAAALGGGAGANGSLELSSQLQAGPSGLLLPAVNPWDVLLCVSGTVIAGENALVVALIASTPALRTPMFVLVGSLATADLLAGCGLILHFVFQYLVPSETVSLLTVGFLVASFAASVSSLLAITVDRYLSLYNALTYYSRRTLLGVHLLLAATWTVSLGLGLLPVLGWNCLAERAACSVVRPLTRSHVALLSAAFFAVFGIMLHLYVRICQVVWRHAHQIALQQHCLAPPHLAATRKGVGTLAVVLGTFGASWLPFAIYCVVGSHEDPAIYTYATLLPATYNSMINPIIYAFRNQEIQRALWLLFCGCFQSKVPFRSRSPSEV, translated from the coding sequence ATGAACGCCAGCGCCGCCTCGCTCAACGAGTCCCaggtggtggcggtggcggcTGAGGGAGCGGCTGCTGCGGCCACTGTGGCAGGGGCGCCGGACGCCAGGGAATGGGGACCCCCTGTGGCGGCCGCGGCACTGGGAGGCGGCGCCGGCGCTAACGGGTCGCTGGAGCTGTCCTCGCAGCTGCAGGCGGGCCCGTCGGGACTGCTGCTGCCCGCGGTGAATCCATGGGACGTGCTGCTGTGCGTGTCGGGGACTGTGATCGCGGGCGAGAACGCGCTGGTGGTGGCGCTCATCGCGTCCACCCCGGCCCTGCGCACGCCCATGTTCGTGTTGGTGGGCAGCCTGGCTACCGCCGACTTGCTGGCGGGCTGTGGCCTCATCCTGCACTTCGTGTTCCAGTACTTGGTGCCCTCGGAGACTGTAAGCCTGCTCACCGTGGGCTTCCTCGTGGCCTCCTTTGCCGCCTCGGTGAGCAGCCTGCTGGCCATCACAGTGGACCGTTACCTGTCACTGTACAACGCGCTCACCTATTACTCGCGCCGGACCCTGTTAGGCGTGCACCTTCTGCTCGCCGCCACCTGGACGGTGTCCCTAGGCCTCGGGCTGCTGCCGGTGCTCGGCTGGAACTGCCTGGCAGAGCGTGCCGCCTGCAGCGTGGTGCGCCCGCTGACGCGCAGCCACGTGGCGCTGCTCTCCGCTGCCTTCTTTGCGGTCTTCGGGATCATGCTGCATCTGTACGTGCGCATCTGCCAGGTGGTGTGGCGCCACGCGCACCAGATCGCGCTGCAGCAACACTGTCTGGCGCCGCCCCACCTCGCTGCCACCAGAAAGGGCGTGGGCACGTTGGCCGTGGTGCTGGGCACTTTCGGCGCCAGCTGGCTGCCCTTCGCCATCTATTGCGTGGTGGGCAGCCACGAGGACCCGGCCATCTACACCTATGccaccctgctgcctgccacctACAACTCCATGATCAACCCCATCATCTATGCCTTCCGCAACCAGGAGATCCAGCGCGCCCTGTGGCTCCTGTTCTGTGGCTGTTTCCAGTCCAAAGTGCCCTTCCGCTCCAGGTCCCCCAGTGAGGTCTGA